CAGATTCTAACTGTGTACTTAAACTACGGTTTTGAGAATAAAGGAGGGCCTCTGGAATAGAGTCACCATTGCTTTCCAGGTCCCAACGTTTTGCTACATGTAAAGAAAGAGCACAAGAAACAGAGAACACTAAGCTATTGTGAACATGAGTAAGGGGTTATGGGGGACTTAAAGAAGGGTATTGTACCTTGGAGAATGGAGTTGCATCCACTGCATTTGTAAATAGTCGCATCTATAGGTTCTTGGAGAAGCTTGTAGCACTTGGGGCATCTCACGATTCTAGACTGAGAAGACAGTCCGGGTGCAGTTTTGGTCTTCATGCCTCTGAACATATGCTTCAAGTCTTTACCACTTACCAACTACAGAAAAAAGCATGCACAACAGCTCAAATCCAGAACCAGAGAATCGGTAATAGGAAGAATCAGATGccaaagagagaagagaaagtcACCTTAGAACGGAAAATGGAGAGGAGCCTAGGTGAAGGTGAAGGTGAAGAATCTGGGGATGGTTCAATAGTTTTCTTGGAAGAAGATTGGGATCTGctgtgtttcttcttcttcatcatggtGACTTATCTTTGATGAatgatcttctttttttctttctcttcaggGTACAAAGCGGCCTTCTGTTGATGATGATCTTTCGAGCAAGCAAGGAGATATTATTACTATATGAATCAGATCAGGCACATGaactagaattaaaaaaaaaaatcaaattgtaTAATGGTCAAGGTGATGATGGTTCAAAAGACTTGTacttgtttatttatttcttttacttATGGAAAATTAAGATCTGAGAGTTGCATTGATGGAGAGACAAAAGTTTTGGTCCAGTTCCTAATTCTTAACGACTGGTTCTGAAAAGTCAACTTTGGAGATCGCCAATACACAGCAACTTTATTATTGTCTTTATATTCTTTTGTATTTACAATAGATTGGATCTTtctttacaaaaagaaaattgtttatatataaacttaaaaataattcaacgTGCATCTttgtaatttgcaaacataaaGAATAGTGTTGATGACCGATCCATTTTGAGCTTCAATAATACGCTAAACTCTTTCTAACGTTCTATTATGTGACTAGTAGCATTAGCAACACATTTCTATGGAAAAATCTTTCATTCTACTGCCGTGTTTGACAGTTTGTTCAGGTTTTCAAATAGAACATAATCCACGTCTAAAAATCAATGAAGAATTTTTGAACAAATATGTACTAGAAGATTTTCTTTTACTGTTGGGAACATTATAACCAtttgagaatatatatatatataagagaaaCAAATGCATTTTCACAAATGAGAACTAAAGAAGACATGGCTGCTATATAAACCTTCCTCACCAAACGCTTCTCCATCATCTCCATGTTTTGTCTGAAACAACGTTAAAAAGAACATAATCTTACCAAATGAAGATCTTgaaggattaaaaaaaaaatctcatgacACTTACTTCATCCGCAAGTAACTTCTTGAAATCACTTCCTCTGAACAAATTTGTGACAGACAACGGAAGAAAACCTAACTCTGTTTCTCTTCTGTTGGTTAAGAGTTTATGGTTTTTTGAGTAAGAGATCTGCAGCTGCAGCTGTTTTCTTCTGAAGCTCTGAGGTTTCAGCACCAACAAGTTTATCCATTTGCCTCCCATCTTTAAGGAACACTATAGTTGGTGTAGCTTCTACATTCCATTCATCACTAAACTCCTGTTTGTTTGGTTTTTCACCAATTTCAAACCTCAAATCCTAAAACTTCATCTCAAAAATCACAAGAGTTTTAGGTTTACACTTACAGCGAGTTCTTCGACATCAATGGTTACAAATATCATTGAAGGGTATCTAGAAGCAAGTTTTTTGAATACTGGTTCTATCTTTTTACAAGGTACACACCACGGTGCGCTGAAGTACACCACAAGCTGTTTAGTTCATCGAATGATTAAGTTAGTTACACAGATAGAATAAGAGGAAGAGTCATAAGAAAATGCAAACATGTTTTGAAGAAGGAAGCTTACAATCATGCCATTGTTGTTAGCTTCTGTGATCTTTTCTTCCCATTTCTCGATTTTGGTTACTGGATGGACCTTTCCTTTGGGCCCATGTTGGCTTCTGGCTTGAGCCTCGTCCTTGTTGCTGCTGCAGCATATACATGACCATAACTGTATACATAAAAGGAGTCTTCTGTTAAACATTCAATGGTTACAAGACTCAAACACAAATGTTGTAACTAACAAAGAACACAATATTTAATCATTACCTTTCTACAACAAGGAGTTCTTGCACAGCGGTTTCCCATCAACTTTTTACACAATCAAATCAAGATTTGCTTCTCATTGGCTCAACATTCACTCCCTATATCAAAATTTGATCAATCAAAACGAACTGGCAAATTCAAATGACACATCTCATAACAAAAATGGTAAACTTGTGCCCTTGACCTAATCTAGGTATATCACAAATGATGAGGCTTAGGGAGAGAATTGACCTTCTTCCAGCTTTTGATGATTTGTGTTCTTGTATTCAGAACAGTTTCATTCTAAAGGGAAGGGATGCAAGGACACAATATGATTTTTTCTGTGGAAGATTGAAAGAAAAACATGAAGAATTCAGAAAAGGAGGGAGTCAAATCACAAGACCATTGGataaaatcaaaatgaaaacgTTTTTTCTCGATGGAAAACTATATCTTCTTGACGATGCAGGTGGTTTTGATGAACCATAATAACTGATTTGCTAATTTTGTAAAAAGACAACAGAGATATATCATTACAACCTTGAATCTTTGGATTATGTACTGGTTTCTTTTATGCTTAAACCGGTACTAAcggaaaagacacaaccttttaTCTTCCCTCGAACCAAAACCGGGTTTGCATAAAACACCTCAACCAAAACGGTAACATACTctgaaatttttataaaaagtgatTTCTACAGAATCCAAACAAAGTTATGATTATTAAATTCAAACAGGATGTGGTAAACTACATTATGACATAGTAAACTTAGAGAAACAGAATCAGTTCTCTTCTGTGGCTATAGAGACTATAGTTTTGAAGAGAGGGTGGCCTTGTGGTCGAGAGCAATCATCACTTTTCCAATTGCCTTCCTGTCTTTGATGGCCCCAAAAGCGAGATTGGACTGTAACTCAAACGGTAAGCTTTTTAGTTACATGTGTTGAGTTTTGCTATCATGATTCATGAAGATATATTAAGCTTTTTACCTGGGAGAGACTATAGGTATGAGAGATGTGAATGGTGATCAATCCTCTAGCAAGCCATGACAGTAACTCTCTGATGGAATCATCAAGAACACTGGGCTGGTGGATTTTGTAGCTGCCCCAATATAGACCATGAACCGTCCAGTTCTGCCACCAAGTTGTGTTAGATTCGCTCTGATGACACTCTATCTACTAGacacaatcattttatttacctTCACAAGGGTTATGTTAGCGGGAATGAGAGGTACTTCACCACTTGCGAAACCAATGACAAGAATCTGAGCTCCCCAGTTAAGAACTTTCATGGAGTCCTTGGTGAGTTTCCCTCCTACAGGATCATACAGAACATCAACTCCTTTAAGCTTTCTTGTCTTGACGAACTCTTTGACGCTTGTAATAACATTCTCAGTCCCTAAATCAACAACATGATCTACTCCCATTGACTTCAAGAACTGAATCTTCTCACTCCCTCTggcaaaacaaaaaagattctgataaaaaaaaatataataaacccAAAAACAAGAACCAAAAATCAGAGCCGATACTGGGCAGAAACATTCGTTTTAGCCCcaaattttaaagaattattaaacataaatagcaAGATGACCCCCAggtgtttttttattaagattaaaaatgtttatggtCTGCTTAATCTTAGGGCATGTCCATCAACCTACCTAGCAACTGCAATGACAATGGCTCCACAAATCTTCCCGATTTGAACAGCTGCAAGACCAACGCCACCAGCAGCGCCAAGAACCATCAAGACCTGCATCAAAATCAACAGAGTTTCTCAACTATTTTTTGCACAAACTCAGTGGGATCGATCATCAAGCAAGAAAGAAACTGAAATCAAACATATACCTGACCAGAGGTTAAACGAGCTCTATGAACAAGAGCAACATGAGAAGTCCCAAAGGCAACGGGAAGTGCAGCTGCAGCGATCATGTCGCATCCTTCCGGTACAAGGAACCTGAAACAACACCACACCAACAACCATAAGCCACAGTAAAccaagatagagagagagagagagagagtgtttgTGTTGATCTAGTAACGAACAGGAGAGACTGGTCGGCGACGATGAACTGAGCGTAGGAACCGAGGGCGGCGAAGGAGCAAACTC
This Brassica napus cultivar Da-Ae chromosome C6, Da-Ae, whole genome shotgun sequence DNA region includes the following protein-coding sequences:
- the LOC106406446 gene encoding putative thioredoxin H10; translated protein: MGNRCARTPCCRKLWSCICCSSNKDEAQARSQHGPKGKVHPVTKIEKWEEKITEANNNGMILVVYFSAPWCVPCKKIEPVFKKLASRYPSMIFVTIDVEELAEFSDEWNVEATPTIVFLKDGRQMDKLVGAETSELQKKTAAAADLLLKKP
- the LOC106406445 gene encoding quinone oxidoreductase-like protein 2 homolog, coding for MEALVCRKLGDPTATEPGSTESPVEVSKTYPIPPLTSDIAVRVKVTATSLNFANYLQILGKYQEKPPLPFIPGSDYSGIVDAIGPSVTKFRVGDRVCSFAALGSYAQFIVADQSLLFLVPEGCDMIAAAALPVAFGTSHVALVHRARLTSGQVLMVLGAAGGVGLAAVQIGKICGAIVIAVARGSEKIQFLKSMGVDHVVDLGTENVITSVKEFVKTRKLKGVDVLYDPVGGKLTKDSMKVLNWGAQILVIGFASGEVPLIPANITLVKNWTVHGLYWGSYKIHQPSVLDDSIRELLSWLARGLITIHISHTYSLSQSNLAFGAIKDRKAIGKVMIALDHKATLSSKL